One Thalassotalea sediminis DNA segment encodes these proteins:
- a CDS encoding class I SAM-dependent methyltransferase — protein sequence MVSKYIKVCILVFMVLPTFLINAQETVSRSAQDLKRDINSKGLEIIKMSRVKPGMTVLDLLGGGGYYSELLANTVGSEGRVYLHNNKAYMPYVNKELVERLANDRLPNVIRYDREIEDLGVSTAQFDAVFFILGYHDIYHKAQGWDIDKQKLFDQVFPAIKPNGKLVIVDHSALEKSGVKYAQDLHRIDKQYVIDEVSAHGFVLEQESDLLANPDDSRVISPFKPEIRRKTDRFVLLFKKL from the coding sequence ATGGTGAGTAAATATATAAAAGTGTGCATTTTAGTTTTTATGGTGTTACCTACTTTTCTTATAAATGCACAAGAAACGGTATCACGTTCAGCGCAAGACTTAAAACGAGACATCAATAGTAAAGGTCTTGAGATTATTAAAATGAGCCGAGTAAAACCAGGCATGACAGTTTTAGATTTACTTGGTGGCGGTGGTTATTATTCTGAATTACTTGCCAATACCGTGGGCTCAGAAGGGCGTGTATATTTACATAATAATAAAGCGTATATGCCGTATGTAAACAAAGAGCTTGTTGAACGTTTAGCAAATGACCGATTACCAAACGTTATTCGCTATGACAGAGAAATAGAAGATTTAGGCGTGAGCACTGCACAATTTGACGCGGTGTTTTTTATCTTGGGTTATCACGATATATATCATAAAGCTCAAGGGTGGGACATTGATAAGCAAAAGTTATTTGACCAAGTTTTTCCTGCCATAAAGCCAAATGGCAAGCTAGTAATCGTTGATCATTCTGCGTTAGAAAAAAGTGGTGTTAAATATGCACAAGATTTACATCGCATTGATAAGCAATATGTCATTGATGAAGTCAGCGCACATGGTTTTGTACTTGAACAAGAAAGCGATTTACTTGCAAACCCTGATGACTCAAGAGTTATTTCGCCATTTAAACCAGAAATTAGACGTAAAACAGATAGGTTTGTATTGCTTTTTAAAAAGTTATAA
- a CDS encoding glutaredoxin family protein, with product MFILRWVIGRIILFFDFVFSPRSPKLTLEQQAEIAQATENMSLYQLPACPFCVKVRRAMKRNGIKLPLQNINKSTDANQALVEQGGKRKVPCLRIEHDNDRVEWLYESNDIITYLANCVNNTSLAGNKSV from the coding sequence ATGTTTATTTTACGATGGGTAATTGGCCGTATTATTTTGTTCTTTGACTTTGTATTTTCACCACGCTCGCCAAAACTTACCTTGGAACAGCAGGCTGAAATTGCACAAGCAACTGAGAATATGAGTCTTTATCAATTACCTGCGTGTCCATTTTGTGTAAAAGTGCGTCGTGCGATGAAACGTAACGGTATTAAATTACCTTTACAGAATATCAATAAATCAACAGATGCTAATCAAGCTTTGGTTGAACAAGGTGGTAAACGCAAAGTGCCTTGTTTACGTATTGAACATGATAACGATCGCGTTGAATGGTTATATGAGTCAAACGATATCATTACCTATCTTGCTAATTGTGTTAATAACACTTCATTAGCAGGTAATAAAAGCGTTTAG
- the aat gene encoding leucyl/phenylalanyl-tRNA--protein transferase produces MSETLQWLESGSLSFPPPDKALQDPNGLLAIGGDLTPERIKSAYQAGIFPWFSEQDPILWWSPDPRAIIFLEQLKINRTLRKFIKKCPYTVSLNHAFEEVIDYCADAPFRNEETWIVDDMKQGYIELHKQGYAHSIEVWYEDELVGGLYGVAIGGFFSGESMFYTKSNASKIALVSLAQLLQTQQIPFIDCQLLNPFLADMGCIEIPRVAFLKQQRIETNRQLPNSFWQPRTLPLAIL; encoded by the coding sequence ATGTCAGAGACTCTCCAATGGCTTGAATCAGGAAGTCTCTCCTTTCCTCCCCCTGACAAGGCTCTGCAAGATCCAAACGGCTTGCTTGCCATAGGGGGAGATTTAACACCTGAGCGTATCAAGAGTGCTTACCAAGCTGGTATCTTTCCTTGGTTTAGTGAACAAGATCCTATACTTTGGTGGTCACCTGATCCTAGGGCAATTATTTTTCTCGAACAATTAAAAATAAACCGCACATTAAGAAAGTTCATCAAGAAATGTCCCTATACTGTTAGTTTGAATCACGCTTTTGAAGAAGTCATTGATTATTGTGCTGACGCTCCTTTTCGCAACGAGGAAACCTGGATAGTTGATGATATGAAGCAAGGTTATATTGAGCTTCATAAACAAGGATATGCTCATTCAATAGAAGTTTGGTACGAGGATGAACTTGTTGGTGGTTTGTACGGTGTAGCAATCGGTGGTTTCTTTTCTGGTGAGTCAATGTTTTATACCAAATCTAATGCATCGAAAATAGCATTAGTTTCCCTGGCACAACTATTACAAACACAACAGATACCATTTATTGATTGCCAATTATTAAACCCTTTCCTTGCGGATATGGGCTGCATTGAAATACCTAGAGTAGCCTTTTTAAAGCAGCAACGCATTGAAACAAATCGTCAGTTACCTAACTCTTTCTGGCAACCAAGAACGCTACCCTTGGCTATACTGTAA
- the infA gene encoding translation initiation factor IF-1 produces the protein MAKEENIEMQGTVLDTLPNTMFRVELENGHVVTAHISGKMRKNYIRILTGDKVTVELTPYDLSKGRIIFRAR, from the coding sequence ATGGCGAAAGAAGAAAATATTGAAATGCAAGGTACGGTTTTAGATACCTTACCAAACACTATGTTCCGTGTTGAATTAGAAAACGGACACGTAGTTACAGCTCACATTTCAGGCAAAATGCGTAAAAATTACATTCGTATTTTAACTGGCGATAAAGTTACCGTTGAATTAACGCCGTACGACTTATCAAAAGGCCGCATTATTTTCCGTGCAAGATAA
- a CDS encoding AAA family ATPase: MKKRIVLTGGPGGGKTTALDLIRREFCGKIASVPEAATMMFSGGIDRAKNDTVLRTQQVAIFNLQKHLEDIQRATYPECVVLCDRGSLDGLAYWPDSKEDFFKTMGSSIEEEFARYDAVIFFETAAKSGESIRSNNPIRNESDKAAIELDTKLQAIWSQHPNFNLVGSSESFIRKVLFGIMTIENVIGQYKHY; encoded by the coding sequence ATGAAAAAACGAATAGTATTAACTGGAGGGCCAGGCGGTGGTAAAACAACAGCGCTAGACCTTATTCGTAGAGAATTTTGTGGCAAGATCGCATCAGTACCAGAAGCTGCGACAATGATGTTTAGCGGGGGCATAGATCGTGCAAAAAACGATACTGTTTTACGTACACAACAAGTAGCAATTTTTAACTTACAAAAGCATCTAGAAGATATTCAACGAGCTACATATCCAGAGTGCGTTGTATTGTGTGACCGTGGCAGTTTAGACGGCCTTGCGTATTGGCCAGACAGTAAAGAGGACTTTTTTAAAACAATGGGCTCCTCAATTGAAGAAGAATTTGCCCGATACGACGCAGTAATTTTCTTTGAAACAGCAGCAAAATCAGGTGAAAGTATTCGCAGTAATAACCCGATAAGAAATGAGTCAGATAAAGCTGCCATTGAATTAGACACAAAATTACAAGCTATTTGGTCACAGCATCCAAACTTTAATCTCGTCGGCAGTTCTGAATCTTTTATACGTAAAGTATTGTTCGGTATTATGACAATTGAAAATGTAATAGGCCAATATAAACATTATTAA
- a CDS encoding transglutaminase TgpA family protein, whose translation MMTTIRGQLPKFSSMWLLVLPIANFAVLAPELTQWFIALAAISLLWQWGIYRQSLPKPKTWLKAIIALSGCLLLLVTGKSLGLLSAMLHLLCLSYVLKPLELRRRYDLYQWYLIGLLLLSCALIFQQSIYFAVIVLLIFIVNLCFLASLFRPKEQLKVQFFYAAKLLLQSVPLAILLFVVFPKIPPFWQVPQSKGIETGLSDTLKIGDISKLALSDKLAFRVEFEQQVPDYQQLYWRAMVLEDFDGKSWHRSHQHQADIKQYQKVPRTRIAAIGEQQIIDYQVVLTPSFQPWMFVLDVGELASFTDNEQVITLNDYSLYSQRDITRPFAYNVRSNLTQPLTLYKTRFQKRRNVKVDRASNPKLYQLGQRLQQQYNDPQAIIDSVLAQFRLSPFRYTLEPPPLTNNSLDEFYFSTQAGFCEHYASSFTFIMRAAGIPARVVLGYLGGELNKQGDYYSVYQRDAHAWSEVWFENRGWVRVDPTAAVDPSRVEQGFSPQLMKEREQLSDFNVTQWLKGNLLQTARLYLDTIDYQWTKLVINYSSDTQFALLTSWFGKHIATKTALLILVGFLLSVGLFFLVRWLTLVNISQKTSVLKLYERALKLLANKGILRQHQETDRDYIKRIKTVNELASKEFAGILVLYNNYTFANQREVQVEKALKYKVGRLKRALKS comes from the coding sequence ATGATGACGACGATAAGAGGGCAGTTACCTAAGTTTTCTTCCATGTGGTTGCTTGTATTGCCGATCGCCAATTTTGCCGTGCTTGCGCCTGAGCTTACACAGTGGTTTATTGCGTTAGCGGCAATCAGTTTGCTGTGGCAATGGGGTATTTATAGACAATCATTACCTAAACCTAAAACATGGTTAAAAGCCATTATTGCTTTGTCAGGGTGTTTATTATTGCTGGTTACGGGTAAGTCTTTAGGACTGTTGTCTGCCATGTTGCATTTACTTTGTTTGTCGTACGTACTTAAACCTTTAGAGCTGCGTAGGCGTTATGATCTTTATCAGTGGTATCTAATTGGCTTATTGCTGTTAAGTTGTGCATTAATTTTTCAACAATCTATCTATTTCGCTGTCATTGTTTTATTGATTTTCATCGTTAACTTATGTTTTTTAGCAAGTTTATTTCGTCCTAAGGAGCAATTGAAGGTGCAGTTTTTTTACGCTGCTAAGCTGTTATTACAAAGTGTACCTTTAGCCATTTTACTCTTTGTGGTGTTCCCAAAAATTCCACCATTTTGGCAAGTACCTCAGTCAAAAGGTATAGAAACGGGGTTAAGTGATACGTTAAAAATTGGTGATATATCGAAGCTTGCTTTATCCGATAAATTGGCCTTTCGTGTTGAATTTGAACAGCAAGTACCTGACTACCAACAACTTTATTGGCGAGCAATGGTGCTAGAAGACTTTGATGGCAAATCTTGGCATCGTAGCCATCAACATCAAGCTGATATAAAGCAATACCAAAAAGTACCGCGAACCCGTATCGCGGCAATTGGAGAACAACAGATTATTGATTATCAAGTTGTGTTAACACCGAGTTTTCAACCTTGGATGTTTGTTTTAGATGTAGGCGAGTTGGCGTCGTTTACAGATAATGAACAAGTCATTACATTGAACGACTACTCACTTTATTCACAACGTGATATTACCCGTCCTTTCGCTTATAACGTGCGGAGTAACTTAACCCAGCCCCTTACACTCTATAAAACGCGCTTTCAAAAGCGCCGTAACGTAAAAGTTGATCGGGCTAGCAACCCAAAACTGTATCAATTGGGACAAAGGTTGCAGCAACAATATAATGATCCTCAAGCAATAATAGACAGCGTGTTAGCGCAATTTCGCTTAAGTCCATTTCGTTATACCTTGGAGCCTCCACCATTAACGAATAACTCTTTGGATGAATTCTATTTTTCGACACAGGCGGGTTTTTGCGAGCATTATGCGAGCAGTTTTACGTTTATTATGCGTGCTGCTGGAATACCTGCGAGAGTGGTATTAGGTTACTTAGGTGGAGAATTGAATAAACAAGGCGATTATTACAGCGTATATCAACGCGATGCTCACGCTTGGAGTGAAGTATGGTTTGAAAACCGTGGTTGGGTAAGGGTTGATCCTACTGCAGCGGTAGATCCAAGTCGTGTAGAGCAAGGGTTTTCTCCTCAACTTATGAAGGAACGTGAGCAACTCAGTGACTTTAATGTTACACAATGGCTCAAAGGTAACTTGTTGCAAACAGCGCGGCTCTACTTAGACACCATTGATTATCAATGGACTAAATTGGTGATCAATTATTCGAGTGATACGCAGTTTGCTTTGCTTACCTCTTGGTTTGGTAAACATATAGCAACGAAAACAGCACTGTTAATACTTGTTGGTTTTTTATTGAGTGTTGGTTTGTTCTTTCTTGTGCGGTGGTTAACGCTAGTTAATATATCGCAAAAGACATCGGTGCTAAAGCTATATGAGAGAGCCTTAAAATTACTTGCGAATAAAGGGATCTTAAGACAGCACCAAGAAACTGACCGAGACTACATCAAACGTATAAAAACGGTAAATGAATTAGCATCAAAGGAGTTTGCTGGCATTTTGGTGCTTTATAATAACTATACGTTTGCAAACCAAAGGGAAGTACAAGTAGAAAAAGCATTAAAGTATAAGGTTGGGCGCTTAAAACGTGCGTTGAAGTCGTAG
- the rsgA gene encoding ribosome small subunit-dependent GTPase A, giving the protein MNNNYSLSQLGWQPFFQQQLSLEEYEDCQCGRITAHHRNDYIVQLESQSITLPITMSLPAMTVGDWVLLDAEHRFMRLLDRKSLFSRKGAGTHAKVQYIAANIDTLFVVMSLNQDFNLSRLERYLTLAFDADVEPVIVLSKSDLCKDVQSKIAQVQSLNPLLMVLAVNGLLTFSAAQLAPWCKPGRTVSFVGSSGVGKSTLINQLLAENVTRTSEIRKGDDKGKHTTTARSVYISADNGIIIDTPGMRELQLIGSEESIQHAFSDIEALAEKCRFKNCNHVDEPNCAVQNAVMAGTLDSRRLTNYHKLLREQLHNNATLKQQRDKDKQFGKMIKQVMKDKKQHKNPY; this is encoded by the coding sequence ATGAATAATAACTATTCATTAAGCCAACTAGGTTGGCAACCATTTTTTCAACAACAACTCTCACTTGAAGAATATGAAGACTGTCAATGTGGACGTATAACGGCGCACCACCGCAACGACTATATTGTACAACTTGAATCACAATCTATTACTTTACCTATAACCATGAGTTTGCCGGCAATGACGGTTGGAGATTGGGTTTTATTAGACGCAGAACATCGTTTTATGCGGCTGCTTGATAGAAAATCGCTATTTTCACGAAAAGGCGCAGGAACGCACGCCAAAGTACAATATATTGCTGCTAATATCGATACCTTGTTTGTCGTGATGTCTTTGAATCAGGACTTTAATTTAAGCCGACTAGAGCGGTATCTTACGTTAGCCTTCGATGCCGACGTCGAACCGGTAATAGTGCTTAGTAAATCTGATCTTTGTAAAGACGTACAAAGTAAAATTGCCCAAGTTCAATCATTGAATCCTTTGTTAATGGTACTCGCCGTGAACGGATTACTAACATTTTCAGCGGCACAACTTGCTCCGTGGTGTAAACCAGGACGGACCGTATCATTTGTTGGTTCATCCGGTGTTGGAAAATCAACCTTGATTAATCAATTGTTAGCTGAAAACGTTACCCGCACAAGTGAAATACGTAAAGGTGATGATAAAGGTAAACACACAACAACTGCACGTTCGGTATATATTAGCGCTGATAACGGCATTATTATTGATACCCCTGGTATGCGCGAATTACAACTCATTGGCAGTGAAGAAAGTATACAGCATGCTTTTTCTGATATAGAAGCGCTTGCTGAAAAATGTCGATTTAAAAATTGTAATCATGTAGATGAACCCAACTGTGCAGTTCAAAATGCGGTAATGGCAGGTACGCTTGATAGTCGTCGATTAACAAACTACCACAAGTTACTACGCGAACAGCTCCACAATAATGCGACACTAAAACAGCAAAGAGACAAGGATAAGCAATTTGGAAAAATGATAAAACAAGTGATGAAAGATAAAAAACAACATAAAAACCCGTATTAA
- a CDS encoding FdhF/YdeP family oxidoreductase, whose protein sequence is MIDKNFHDKPLKAGGLSSLTSTIKHVVQSQQPNTNVKNLLKANQNKGFDCPGCAWGDEKEGLLQFCENGAKAIAWESTSKKVDAAFFAAHTVSDLMKQSDYWLEYQGRLVEPMRYNAETDHYLPISWQDAFDLIATHLKQLNSPNQAEFYTSGRASNEAAFLYQLFGRMYGTNNFPDCSNMCHEASGVALNESIGIGKGTVVLDDFDHADAIFVFGQNPGTNHPRMMNALRKAARNGCKIVTFNNLKEVALERFASPQDPVELLTPNATTISHAYFTPVLGGDMAAVRGIVKVILETNTKALQQGNNAVIDNDFISQHCKNFDEYISIVDKTTWQQITEQSGLTEHDIRQAANVFLNADKVICTWAMGITQHKHSVATIQEIVNLQLLSGNIGKKGAGLCPVRGHSNVQGNRTVGINEKPSKAFVDAISEIAQQPLPYKSGHNVFHALNALLDKKSKVFIALGGNIASAAPDTAQTYKALRNTTLNVQISTKLNRSHLLVGQDALILPCLGRTEIDVQASGEQKITVEDTFSMVHASQGNVPPLSTKQMSETAIVAHIAHATLGATAVNWLSLASNYDNIRELIANALPQFSQFNEKIKQSGGFYLGNSAVEYQWLTESNRAQFSVNSLPDALVKDLMQSHAPEKKTLFTLQSLRSHDQYNTTIYGMNDRYRGIKNSRNILFINEKDAKRLGFSDGERVDITSIWPDNITRKISGFSLFFYDIPQGNLAAYYPETNPLVPIESVGDRSYTPTSKAIAVYLDKSIEQRIL, encoded by the coding sequence ATGATTGATAAAAACTTCCATGATAAGCCGCTTAAAGCTGGTGGCCTATCTTCATTAACATCGACAATTAAACATGTTGTTCAAAGCCAACAACCAAACACCAATGTAAAAAACCTACTAAAAGCCAATCAAAATAAAGGCTTTGATTGTCCAGGATGTGCATGGGGTGATGAAAAAGAAGGTTTGCTTCAGTTTTGTGAAAATGGCGCAAAAGCCATTGCGTGGGAGTCAACCAGTAAAAAAGTCGACGCCGCATTTTTTGCCGCTCATACAGTAAGCGACTTAATGAAGCAAAGCGATTATTGGTTGGAATACCAAGGCCGACTAGTAGAGCCGATGCGTTATAATGCAGAAACTGACCATTATCTCCCTATTAGTTGGCAGGACGCTTTCGATTTAATTGCCACACATTTAAAACAACTAAATTCGCCTAATCAAGCAGAGTTTTATACCTCGGGCCGTGCAAGTAACGAAGCCGCTTTCCTTTATCAATTATTTGGCAGAATGTATGGTACAAATAACTTTCCTGATTGCTCAAACATGTGTCATGAGGCTAGTGGGGTCGCCTTAAATGAATCTATTGGCATTGGCAAAGGCACCGTTGTTCTCGATGATTTTGACCATGCTGATGCGATCTTTGTCTTTGGTCAAAACCCAGGCACTAACCACCCAAGAATGATGAATGCGCTTCGTAAAGCGGCTCGAAATGGCTGTAAAATAGTGACATTCAACAACCTAAAAGAAGTGGCGTTAGAGCGTTTTGCGAGCCCACAGGATCCGGTAGAACTTCTAACACCAAACGCAACAACGATAAGTCATGCCTATTTTACCCCAGTGTTAGGCGGTGATATGGCGGCTGTTAGAGGTATTGTAAAAGTAATATTAGAAACGAATACTAAAGCGTTACAACAAGGGAATAATGCAGTTATCGATAACGATTTTATTTCACAGCATTGTAAAAATTTTGATGAATATATCAGTATCGTTGATAAAACAACATGGCAACAAATAACGGAACAATCAGGCCTAACAGAACACGACATTCGTCAGGCTGCCAATGTTTTCTTAAACGCAGATAAGGTTATTTGTACTTGGGCCATGGGAATAACACAACACAAACATTCAGTGGCCACAATTCAAGAGATTGTTAACTTACAATTACTTAGCGGTAACATTGGTAAAAAAGGTGCCGGTTTATGCCCTGTTAGGGGGCATTCTAATGTGCAAGGTAACCGTACAGTCGGTATCAATGAAAAGCCGAGTAAAGCATTTGTCGATGCAATATCAGAAATAGCGCAACAGCCTCTTCCCTATAAGTCCGGTCATAATGTATTTCACGCGCTAAATGCACTGCTTGATAAAAAAAGTAAGGTGTTTATTGCGTTAGGCGGTAACATTGCTTCAGCGGCGCCAGATACAGCACAGACCTACAAAGCGCTAAGAAATACCACACTTAATGTTCAAATTAGTACCAAGCTAAACCGTAGTCACTTGTTGGTTGGGCAAGATGCATTGATTCTTCCTTGCTTGGGTAGAACTGAAATTGATGTGCAGGCATCTGGCGAACAAAAAATTACGGTAGAAGATACCTTTAGCATGGTACATGCGTCTCAAGGTAATGTACCACCTTTAAGTACAAAGCAAATGTCCGAAACCGCTATTGTTGCTCATATCGCTCATGCAACACTTGGTGCAACCGCAGTTAATTGGCTTTCGCTTGCTAGTAATTATGACAACATTCGTGAATTAATTGCCAATGCGTTACCACAGTTTTCACAGTTTAATGAAAAAATAAAGCAGTCCGGCGGATTTTATTTAGGCAATAGTGCAGTAGAGTATCAATGGCTAACAGAGAGTAATCGCGCACAGTTTAGTGTGAACTCCTTGCCTGATGCGCTCGTTAAAGATCTGATGCAAAGCCACGCACCAGAGAAAAAAACGCTATTTACATTACAGTCGCTACGTTCACATGATCAATACAACACCACAATTTACGGCATGAATGATAGGTATCGCGGTATAAAGAATTCGCGTAATATATTATTTATTAATGAGAAAGACGCTAAAAGACTAGGTTTTTCTGACGGTGAACGCGTTGATATAACGTCAATTTGGCCTGATAACATAACTCGAAAAATATCAGGGTTTAGTTTGTTTTTTTACGATATACCGCAAGGAAACTTAGCAGCTTACTACCCAGAAACAAACCCTTTAGTGCCCATTGAAAGTGTTGGTGATAGATCCTATACCCCAACATCTAAAGCAATCGCAGTATATCTCGATAAAAGCATTGAACAGCGTATTCTATAA
- the trxB gene encoding thioredoxin-disulfide reductase yields the protein MSEARHCPLLILGSGPAGYTAAVYAARANLNPVMITGMQQGGQLTTTTDVENWPGDADDLTGPALMERMQKHAEKFDTEIIFDHIESVDLNTRPFKLTGSSEYTCDALIICTGASAQYLGLPSEEAFMGKGVSACATCDGFFYRNQKVAVVGGGNTAVEEALYLSNIASEVHLIHRRDTFRSEKILTDRLMDKVENGNITLHLDRTLDEVLGDDMGVTGVRIKDTKSDATEDLDVAGVFIAIGHKPNTDIFKDQLEMKDGYLTINSGTSGNATQTSIEGVFAAGDVADHIYRQAITSAGAGCMAALDAERYLDAK from the coding sequence ATGAGCGAAGCAAGACATTGCCCATTACTCATTTTGGGTTCAGGCCCTGCTGGTTACACGGCTGCAGTATATGCTGCACGAGCAAATTTAAATCCTGTAATGATTACAGGTATGCAACAAGGTGGCCAGTTAACGACTACCACTGACGTGGAAAACTGGCCTGGCGACGCTGATGATTTAACAGGCCCAGCATTAATGGAACGCATGCAAAAACATGCAGAGAAATTTGATACTGAAATTATTTTCGATCACATTGAATCTGTTGATTTAAATACGCGTCCATTCAAGTTAACCGGCAGTAGTGAATATACATGTGATGCTCTCATTATTTGTACGGGTGCGTCTGCACAATACTTAGGTTTACCTTCAGAAGAAGCCTTCATGGGCAAAGGTGTTTCAGCATGTGCGACATGTGACGGTTTTTTCTATCGTAATCAAAAGGTTGCCGTTGTTGGTGGCGGTAATACTGCTGTTGAAGAAGCACTGTATCTATCGAATATAGCATCGGAAGTTCATTTGATTCACCGTCGTGATACCTTCCGTTCTGAAAAGATCCTCACTGATCGTTTAATGGATAAAGTTGAAAACGGCAATATCACCTTGCACCTTGATCGTACCTTAGACGAAGTACTTGGTGACGATATGGGTGTTACTGGTGTGCGTATTAAAGATACCAAGTCTGATGCAACTGAAGATTTAGATGTAGCAGGCGTATTTATCGCCATAGGTCACAAACCAAACACTGATATCTTTAAAGACCAATTAGAGATGAAAGATGGTTATTTAACAATCAATAGCGGCACCTCGGGTAATGCAACGCAAACAAGCATTGAGGGTGTTTTTGCCGCCGGTGACGTAGCTGATCATATTTATCGTCAAGCCATTACATCAGCGGGTGCTGGCTGTATGGCTGCGTTAGATGCAGAGCGCTACTTAGACGCTAAATAA
- a CDS encoding arginyltransferase has translation MNNSYKLGVSQEFPCNYLPEKEERLLIAVDERLQTSEKYTWLMHQGFRRSGDQIYRPYCENCNACQSLRVVAAAFKPTKSQKRLQKKNQHLVVVIKDTLQNYYYPLYEQYINEVHFDGAMYPPSEKQFQSFLSSQLCSQLFIELWHEETLVSVAVTDVLEDGLSAVYTFYHPQYRKTGIGSYSILNQIQVAISHKKTFLYLGYQIDDCQKMNYKNRYFPHQILQNNRWQTINK, from the coding sequence ATGAACAATAGTTATAAACTTGGGGTAAGTCAGGAATTTCCTTGTAATTACTTACCTGAAAAAGAAGAACGCTTATTAATTGCCGTAGACGAACGACTACAAACTAGTGAAAAATACACTTGGTTAATGCATCAAGGTTTTCGTCGTAGTGGTGATCAAATATATCGCCCTTATTGCGAAAACTGTAACGCATGTCAATCACTGCGCGTTGTTGCCGCCGCCTTCAAGCCAACAAAAAGCCAAAAACGATTACAAAAAAAGAACCAACATTTAGTTGTGGTAATTAAAGATACTTTACAAAACTACTATTACCCATTGTACGAACAATACATCAACGAAGTACATTTTGATGGCGCTATGTATCCGCCTAGCGAAAAGCAGTTTCAATCATTTCTTTCATCACAGTTGTGTTCACAGTTATTTATTGAACTATGGCACGAAGAAACATTAGTTAGCGTTGCAGTGACTGACGTACTCGAAGATGGTTTATCAGCAGTGTATACGTTTTATCACCCTCAATATCGTAAAACAGGTATCGGTAGTTATTCTATTTTAAATCAAATTCAAGTAGCCATTTCACACAAAAAAACCTTCTTGTATCTTGGCTACCAAATAGACGACTGTCAAAAGATGAATTATAAAAATCGCTACTTCCCGCACCAAATATTGCAAAATAATCGCTGGCAAACGATAAATAAATAG
- a CDS encoding SIR2 family NAD-dependent protein deacylase: MVDKLKKIVLLSGAGMSAESGINTFRDADGLWEGHDVMSVASIEGWYQNQSLVLDFYNQRRKQLTEVQPNAGHYALAKAQTLFDIAIITQNVDDLHERAGSENVIHLHGELKKAQSTLYPEFVCPWDGDIQLGDVCPQGAQLRPYIVWFGEDVPQINHAVSQVTCADTIIVVGTSMQVYPAANLVSYAPEQADVYYIDPKPQLNEALRQRDKLTVLEQTAAIGIPALLTKLAEA, from the coding sequence ATGGTGGACAAGCTAAAAAAGATAGTATTGTTGAGCGGTGCAGGTATGAGCGCAGAAAGTGGTATCAATACCTTTCGCGATGCTGATGGCCTTTGGGAAGGCCATGACGTTATGTCAGTAGCCAGTATAGAAGGTTGGTATCAAAATCAATCATTAGTGCTCGACTTTTACAACCAACGCCGTAAACAATTGACTGAAGTCCAACCCAATGCAGGGCATTACGCATTAGCAAAGGCGCAGACGCTGTTTGATATCGCTATTATCACACAAAACGTTGATGACTTGCATGAAAGAGCAGGCAGTGAAAATGTTATACATTTACATGGTGAATTGAAAAAAGCACAAAGTACACTATACCCTGAATTTGTTTGTCCTTGGGATGGTGATATTCAACTTGGTGATGTTTGTCCTCAAGGAGCACAACTTAGACCTTATATTGTTTGGTTTGGCGAAGACGTACCCCAAATAAATCATGCTGTATCACAGGTCACTTGTGCTGATACCATTATTGTTGTTGGTACTTCTATGCAAGTATACCCAGCTGCAAATTTAGTGAGTTACGCTCCTGAACAGGCGGATGTCTACTATATTGATCCTAAACCACAACTTAACGAAGCGTTAAGACAACGAGATAAATTAACGGTGTTAGAACAGACGGCAGCTATTGGTATACCCGCATTACTTACAAAGCTAGCAGAGGCATGA